The following coding sequences lie in one Pseudomonas syringae CC1557 genomic window:
- a CDS encoding amino acid ABC transporter permease: MAYHFDFTPVLQNLDVLLRGALFTLELTAIGTLLGVSLGIVGAVVRAWKIQPFATIFAIYVELIRNTPFLVQLFFIFFGLPSLGVQITEWQAAVLAMVVNLGAYSTEIVRAGIQAIPKGQLEASAALAMNRYEAFRYVVLVPALGKVWPALSSQIIIVMLGSAVCSQIATEELSFFANFIQSRNFRSFETYIVTTLIYLAMALLIRQLLAWIGRRYIARSR, translated from the coding sequence ATGGCTTATCACTTCGACTTCACACCGGTCCTGCAAAACCTCGACGTGCTGTTGCGCGGGGCTTTGTTCACGCTGGAACTGACCGCCATCGGCACCCTCCTGGGTGTCAGCCTCGGCATTGTCGGAGCTGTCGTGAGGGCCTGGAAGATCCAGCCCTTTGCGACGATCTTCGCCATTTACGTCGAGCTGATCCGCAACACACCGTTTCTGGTCCAGCTGTTCTTTATCTTCTTCGGCCTGCCGTCACTGGGCGTGCAGATCACGGAGTGGCAGGCGGCTGTGCTGGCGATGGTCGTCAACCTGGGGGCTTACTCGACCGAAATCGTGCGCGCGGGCATTCAGGCGATCCCCAAGGGTCAGCTTGAAGCGTCGGCCGCGTTGGCGATGAATCGTTACGAAGCCTTTCGCTACGTGGTGCTGGTGCCGGCACTGGGCAAGGTCTGGCCGGCGCTGAGCAGCCAGATCATCATCGTGATGCTGGGTTCGGCGGTCTGTTCGCAGATTGCCACCGAAGAGCTGAGTTTCTTTGCCAACTTCATTCAATCGCGCAACTTCCGGTCATTCGAAACCTACATCGTGACCACCCTGATCTACCTGGCCATGGCGCTGCTGATCCGTCAGTTGCTGGCCTGGATCGGACGACGTTACATAGCGAGGAGCCGCTGA
- the trxA gene encoding thioredoxin TrxA has protein sequence MSNDLIKHVTDATFEAEVLKAQGPVLVDYWAEWCGPCKMIAPVLDEIATTYEGKLTIAKLNIDENQETPAKHGVRGIPTLMLFKNGNVEATKVGALSKSQLAAFLDANI, from the coding sequence ATGAGCAACGACCTGATCAAACACGTCACCGACGCCACCTTCGAAGCTGAAGTACTCAAGGCTCAGGGTCCTGTGCTTGTTGACTACTGGGCTGAATGGTGTGGCCCGTGCAAGATGATTGCCCCGGTACTGGACGAAATCGCCACTACCTACGAAGGCAAGCTGACGATCGCCAAGCTGAACATTGATGAAAATCAGGAAACCCCTGCCAAGCATGGCGTGCGCGGTATTCCTACGCTGATGCTGTTCAAGAATGGCAATGTTGAAGCGACCAAAGTGGGCGCTCTGTCGAAGTCGCAGCTGGCTGCATTCCTCGACGCCAACATCTGA
- a CDS encoding amino acid ABC transporter permease: MMDFTLWDIVRNLLVGLQWTVALSLVAFIGGGLIGLLVMVMRTSEKSGPRVIAKFYIELFQGTPLLMQLFLVFFGVALMGMNISPWAAAALALTLFTSAYLAEIWRGCVESISLGQWEASASLAMTPLEQMRYVILPQALRIAIAPTVGFSVQVVKGTAVTSIIGFTELTKTGSMLANATFEPFMVYGFVALGYFILCYPLSLCARYLERRLHASA, encoded by the coding sequence CTGATGGATTTCACCCTCTGGGACATCGTGCGCAACCTGCTCGTCGGCCTGCAATGGACCGTGGCCCTGTCGCTGGTGGCGTTTATCGGCGGCGGGCTGATCGGTTTGCTGGTCATGGTCATGCGCACCTCGGAAAAGTCCGGGCCACGCGTGATCGCCAAGTTTTATATAGAGCTATTTCAGGGCACGCCGCTGTTGATGCAGTTGTTTCTGGTGTTCTTCGGTGTAGCCCTGATGGGCATGAACATTTCGCCATGGGCCGCCGCAGCGCTGGCCTTGACCTTGTTCACCAGCGCTTACCTCGCGGAAATCTGGCGCGGCTGCGTGGAGTCGATTTCCCTGGGCCAGTGGGAAGCGTCCGCCAGCCTGGCGATGACACCGCTTGAGCAGATGCGTTACGTGATCCTGCCTCAGGCGCTGCGCATCGCCATTGCACCGACCGTTGGTTTTTCCGTTCAGGTGGTCAAAGGCACTGCGGTAACCTCGATCATCGGCTTCACCGAGCTGACCAAGACCGGCAGCATGCTGGCCAACGCCACGTTCGAACCTTTCATGGTCTATGGCTTTGTTGCCCTGGGCTACTTCATCCTTTGCTATCCCTTGTCGCTGTGCGCGCGCTATCTGGAAAGGAGACTGCATGCCTCTGCTTAG
- a CDS encoding CDP-6-deoxy-delta-3,4-glucoseen reductase, with the protein MRVTLQPSGAVLETLPGERILDAAQRLGYECPQSCRNGNCHVCSALLVEGRVMQSGQVLDHGEIHTCVAEPLEDCVVLWDGVLARGELPVRSFACQVSECVEVGGDVWRVGLRAPAGKAPRYHAGQYLMIERENGEKSAFSIASAPHTGRDLELHVLAREDSARSLIKQLQRNKMARVELPFGDTHLAELPEGPLVLIAAGTGMAQMNSLIEHCRAEGFKYPVHLYWGVRKPDDFYQVSHWDEWAKLPNLFLHKVVSDVCGWEGRCGLLHEAVCEDIKDLSAVHVYASGSPAMIYGTLDALVSAGMDAHQMRADVFAYAPRP; encoded by the coding sequence ATGCGTGTCACTTTGCAGCCGTCAGGTGCGGTGCTGGAAACCCTGCCGGGCGAGCGGATTCTCGATGCCGCACAGCGCCTTGGCTACGAATGCCCGCAGAGCTGTCGCAACGGCAATTGCCATGTCTGCTCGGCCTTGCTGGTAGAGGGTCGGGTGATGCAGTCGGGGCAGGTGCTCGATCACGGCGAGATTCATACCTGCGTGGCCGAGCCGCTCGAAGATTGCGTCGTGCTGTGGGATGGCGTGCTGGCCAGAGGCGAGTTGCCGGTGCGCAGTTTCGCCTGCCAGGTGAGCGAGTGCGTCGAGGTGGGTGGTGATGTCTGGCGGGTTGGCCTGCGCGCGCCAGCAGGCAAGGCGCCGCGTTATCACGCCGGACAGTACCTGATGATCGAGCGCGAGAATGGCGAGAAATCAGCGTTCTCCATTGCTTCGGCGCCGCACACGGGCCGCGATCTGGAACTGCATGTGCTGGCTCGCGAAGACAGCGCACGCAGCCTGATCAAACAGTTGCAGCGCAACAAAATGGCGCGGGTCGAGCTGCCGTTTGGCGATACCCATCTGGCCGAACTGCCTGAAGGCCCGCTGGTGCTGATTGCCGCAGGCACCGGCATGGCGCAGATGAACAGCCTGATCGAGCACTGCCGCGCCGAGGGCTTCAAGTACCCGGTGCATCTGTACTGGGGCGTGCGCAAGCCTGATGATTTTTATCAGGTCAGCCACTGGGATGAATGGGCGAAACTTCCCAACCTGTTCCTGCACAAGGTGGTCAGCGATGTGTGCGGCTGGGAAGGGCGCTGCGGCCTGCTGCATGAAGCTGTCTGCGAAGACATCAAGGACCTGTCGGCGGTACACGTCTACGCCAGCGGATCGCCTGCGATGATTTACGGAACGCTGGACGCCCTGGTCAGTGCCGGCATGGACGCCCATCAGATGCGCGCTGATGTATTCGCCTATGCCCCGCGTCCATGA
- the rho gene encoding transcription termination factor Rho: MNLTELKQKPITELLEMAEQAGIENMARSRKQDVIFSLLKRHSKSGEEISGDGVLEILQDGFGFLRSADASYLAGPDDIYVSPSQIRRFNLRTGDTIVGKIRPPKEGERYFALLKVDTINYDRPENAKNKILFENLTPLFPTIRMKMEAGNGSTEDLTGRVIDLCAPIGKGQRGLIVAPPKAGKTIMLQNIASNITRNNPEVHLIVLLIDERPEEVTEMQRTVRGEVVASTFDEPPTRHVQVAEMVIEKAKRLVEHKKDVVILLDSITRLARAYNTVIPSSGKVLTGGVDAHALEKPKRFFGAARNIEEGGSLTIIATALVETGSKMDEVIYEEFKGTGNMELPLDRKIAEKRVFPAININRSGTRREELLTADDELQRMWILRKLLHPMDEVAAIEFLIDKLKQTKTNDEFFLSMKRK; encoded by the coding sequence ATGAACCTGACTGAACTCAAGCAAAAGCCGATTACCGAATTGCTCGAAATGGCCGAACAGGCCGGCATAGAAAATATGGCCCGCTCGCGCAAGCAGGACGTCATTTTCTCCCTGCTGAAACGGCACTCGAAAAGTGGCGAGGAAATATCCGGTGATGGCGTGCTGGAGATTCTCCAGGACGGCTTCGGTTTTCTGCGCTCTGCAGATGCGTCCTACCTGGCCGGCCCGGATGACATCTATGTCTCCCCCAGCCAGATCCGCCGTTTCAACCTGCGTACCGGCGACACCATCGTTGGCAAGATCCGTCCGCCGAAAGAAGGTGAGCGTTATTTCGCTCTGCTCAAGGTCGACACGATCAACTACGACCGTCCGGAAAACGCCAAGAACAAGATTCTGTTCGAAAACCTGACGCCGCTGTTCCCGACGATCCGCATGAAGATGGAGGCCGGTAACGGTTCCACCGAAGACCTGACCGGTCGTGTGATCGATCTGTGTGCGCCGATCGGTAAAGGTCAGCGTGGTCTGATCGTTGCTCCGCCGAAGGCGGGCAAGACCATCATGCTGCAGAACATCGCGTCGAACATCACGCGTAACAACCCGGAAGTGCATCTGATCGTTCTGCTGATCGATGAGCGTCCGGAAGAAGTAACCGAAATGCAGCGCACCGTGCGCGGCGAAGTGGTTGCCTCTACGTTCGACGAACCGCCAACCCGTCACGTACAGGTTGCCGAAATGGTGATCGAGAAGGCCAAGCGCCTGGTCGAGCACAAGAAAGACGTCGTGATCCTGCTCGACTCCATTACCCGTCTGGCTCGCGCCTACAACACCGTCATCCCTAGCTCCGGCAAGGTACTGACCGGTGGTGTCGATGCTCACGCCCTCGAGAAACCAAAGCGTTTCTTCGGTGCTGCGCGAAACATCGAAGAAGGCGGCTCGCTGACCATCATCGCCACCGCACTGGTTGAAACCGGTTCGAAGATGGATGAAGTCATCTACGAAGAGTTCAAGGGTACCGGCAACATGGAGCTGCCTCTGGATCGCAAGATTGCAGAAAAGCGCGTGTTCCCGGCCATCAACATCAACCGCTCCGGCACACGCCGTGAAGAGCTGTTGACCGCTGATGACGAGTTGCAGCGCATGTGGATCCTGCGCAAGCTGCTGCACCCGATGGACGAAGTCGCGGCTATCGAGTTCCTGATCGACAAGCTCAAGCAGACCAAGACCAACGACGAGTTCTTCCTGTCCATGAAACGTAAGTAA
- a CDS encoding transporter substrate-binding domain-containing protein, whose translation MTKRYSALLTALFASLMLSQTPAHANGLDDVMARGTLKVAVPQDFPPFGSVGPDMKPRGLDIDTAQLLADRLKVKLELTPVNSTNRIPFLTTGKVDLVISSLGKNPDREKVIDFSRAYAPFYLAVFGPPDSPVKDVADLKGKTISVTRGAIEDIELSAVAPEGTTIKRFEDNNSTIAAYLAGQTDLIASGNVVMVAISERNPKRIPALKVKLKDSPVYVGVNKEQPELLGKVNEILNAAKADGTLEKASQTWLKQPLPADL comes from the coding sequence ATGACCAAGCGTTACAGCGCTCTGCTTACTGCCTTGTTTGCCAGTCTGATGCTGAGCCAAACGCCCGCGCATGCCAACGGCCTGGACGACGTCATGGCGCGCGGCACCTTGAAGGTTGCCGTGCCACAGGACTTCCCGCCGTTCGGCTCGGTCGGCCCGGACATGAAGCCGCGCGGTCTGGACATCGATACCGCACAGCTGCTGGCCGACAGATTGAAGGTCAAGCTGGAACTGACACCGGTCAACAGCACCAACCGCATCCCGTTCCTGACCACTGGCAAGGTTGATCTGGTGATCTCCAGCCTCGGCAAAAACCCGGACCGCGAGAAAGTCATCGATTTCTCCCGCGCCTATGCTCCGTTTTACCTGGCGGTATTCGGCCCGCCTGATTCTCCGGTCAAGGACGTCGCCGACTTGAAAGGCAAAACCATCAGCGTGACCCGTGGCGCGATCGAAGACATCGAGCTGTCGGCCGTTGCACCTGAAGGCACCACCATCAAGCGCTTTGAAGACAACAATTCGACCATCGCGGCCTACCTCGCCGGCCAGACCGATCTGATCGCCAGCGGCAACGTGGTGATGGTCGCCATCAGTGAGCGCAACCCCAAGCGCATCCCGGCGCTGAAAGTGAAACTCAAGGACTCGCCGGTCTACGTCGGCGTGAACAAGGAGCAGCCTGAACTGCTCGGCAAGGTCAACGAGATTCTGAACGCAGCCAAGGCTGACGGTACGCTGGAGAAAGCATCCCAGACCTGGCTGAAGCAACCGCTGCCTGCCGATCTCTGA
- the ppx gene encoding exopolyphosphatase: protein MPHTTPKNLSLIAAIDLGSNSFHMVVAKANQGEIRILERLGEKVQLAAGIDEERQLSEESMQRGLDCLKRFAQLINGLPHGAVRIVGTNALREARNRNEFIHRAEEILGHPVEVISGREEARLIYLGVSHTLADTPGKRLVADIGGGSTEFIIGQRFEPLLRESLQMGCVSFTQRYFRDGKVTPARYAQAYTAARLEIMSIEHALHRLKWDEAIGSSGTIRAIGVALKANGYGAGEVNAEGLAWLKRKLFKLGDVEKIDFDGIKPDRRAIFPAGLAILEAIFDALELKRMDHCEGALREGVLYDLMGRHHHEDVRERTLSSLMERYHVDLEQAARVEAKALHALEQVAESWELQHESYAELLSWAAKVHEIGLDIAHYHYHKHGAYLIEHSDLAGFSREDQQMLALLVRGHRRNIPKDKFADFGAEGIKLIRLCVLLRFAILFHHIRGTQEMPRVVLRADGPSLDAEFPEGWLENNQLTQADFALEAEWLARVGIIFSVR, encoded by the coding sequence ATGCCGCACACCACACCCAAGAATCTTTCACTGATCGCTGCTATCGACCTGGGCTCAAACAGCTTCCATATGGTTGTCGCGAAAGCCAATCAGGGCGAAATCCGTATTCTTGAGCGCCTTGGCGAAAAGGTGCAGTTGGCCGCCGGCATCGATGAAGAGCGCCAGCTGTCTGAAGAATCCATGCAGCGCGGTCTCGACTGCCTGAAACGCTTTGCCCAGTTGATCAATGGCCTGCCGCACGGTGCCGTGCGCATCGTCGGCACCAACGCCCTGCGCGAAGCACGTAATCGCAATGAATTCATTCACCGCGCCGAAGAAATCCTCGGCCATCCGGTGGAAGTGATTTCCGGCCGTGAAGAAGCGCGCCTTATCTACCTGGGTGTCTCCCATACACTGGCCGATACGCCGGGCAAGCGTCTGGTCGCCGACATCGGTGGCGGCAGTACCGAGTTCATCATCGGCCAGCGCTTCGAGCCGCTGCTGCGCGAAAGCCTGCAGATGGGCTGCGTGAGCTTCACCCAGCGCTACTTCCGTGACGGCAAGGTGACACCCGCGCGTTACGCCCAGGCCTACACGGCGGCGCGCCTCGAAATCATGAGCATCGAACACGCGCTGCATCGCCTCAAGTGGGATGAGGCGATTGGCTCATCGGGCACCATCCGCGCTATCGGTGTGGCGCTCAAGGCCAATGGCTATGGCGCAGGCGAGGTCAATGCCGAAGGGCTGGCCTGGCTCAAGCGCAAACTGTTCAAACTGGGTGACGTCGAAAAAATCGACTTCGACGGCATCAAACCTGACCGCCGCGCGATTTTCCCGGCAGGTCTGGCGATTCTGGAAGCCATCTTCGACGCGCTTGAACTCAAACGCATGGACCACTGCGAAGGCGCGCTGCGCGAAGGTGTGCTGTATGACCTGATGGGGCGCCATCATCACGAAGACGTGCGTGAGCGCACCCTCAGCTCGTTGATGGAGCGTTATCACGTCGACCTGGAACAGGCCGCACGCGTCGAAGCCAAGGCGCTGCATGCGCTGGAGCAGGTTGCCGAGAGCTGGGAGTTGCAGCACGAGAGCTACGCCGAGCTGCTGAGCTGGGCAGCCAAGGTGCACGAGATCGGGCTGGACATCGCCCACTACCATTATCACAAGCACGGCGCCTATCTGATCGAGCACTCGGACCTTGCCGGATTCTCACGCGAAGACCAGCAAATGCTCGCCCTGCTGGTGCGCGGTCATCGCCGGAATATTCCCAAGGACAAGTTCGCCGACTTCGGCGCGGAAGGCATCAAGCTGATTCGCCTGTGCGTACTGTTGCGCTTTGCGATTCTGTTTCACCACATTCGTGGCACCCAGGAGATGCCACGCGTGGTGTTGCGTGCCGACGGTCCGAGCCTCGATGCCGAGTTCCCGGAAGGCTGGCTGGAAAACAACCAGCTGACTCAGGCCGACTTCGCGCTGGAAGCGGAGTGGCTGGCCCGAGTCGGGATCATCTTCAGCGTACGCTGA
- the ubiD gene encoding 4-hydroxy-3-polyprenylbenzoate decarboxylase, with protein MKFKDLRDFVQQLEQRGELKRIQMPISPVLEMTEICDRTLCAKGPALLFEKPIGFDIPVLGNLFGTPERVAMGMGAEAVSELREIGKLLAFLKEPEPPKGLKDAWSKLPIFRKVIAMAPKVVKDAPCQEVVIEGDDVDLGMLPVQTCWPGDVAPLITWGLTVTKGPNKERQNLGIYRQQVIGRNKIIMRWLSHRGGALDFRDWCAKHPGEPYPVAVALGADPATILGAVTPVPDSLSEYAFAGLLRGSRTELIKCRGSNLQVPASAEIVLEGVIHPGEMANEGPYGDHTGYYNEVDSFPVLTVERITHRIKPIYHSTYTGRPPDEPAILGVALNEVFVPILQKQFPEIVDFYLPPEGCSYRMAVVTIKKQYPGHAKRVMLGVWSFLRQFMYTKFVIVTDDDINARDWNDVIWAITTRMDPKRDTVMIDNTPIDYLDFASPVSGLGSKMGLDATNKWPGETTREWGRAIVKDEATTRRVDEIWTQLGID; from the coding sequence ATGAAATTCAAAGATCTAAGGGATTTCGTGCAGCAGCTTGAGCAGCGCGGAGAGTTGAAACGCATTCAGATGCCGATCTCGCCTGTGCTGGAAATGACTGAAATCTGTGACCGTACCTTGTGCGCCAAAGGCCCGGCCCTGCTGTTCGAAAAACCGATCGGCTTTGATATTCCGGTGCTTGGCAACCTGTTCGGCACGCCCGAACGCGTTGCCATGGGCATGGGCGCCGAGGCGGTCAGTGAGCTGCGCGAAATCGGTAAGTTGCTGGCGTTTCTCAAAGAGCCCGAGCCACCCAAGGGTCTGAAAGATGCCTGGTCCAAACTGCCGATCTTCCGCAAGGTCATTGCCATGGCGCCCAAGGTCGTCAAGGACGCGCCGTGTCAGGAGGTCGTCATTGAGGGGGATGACGTCGACCTCGGCATGCTGCCGGTGCAGACCTGCTGGCCGGGCGATGTCGCGCCGCTGATCACCTGGGGCCTGACGGTGACCAAAGGCCCGAACAAAGAGCGTCAGAACCTCGGCATCTACCGCCAGCAGGTGATCGGCCGCAACAAGATCATCATGCGCTGGCTCAGCCATCGTGGCGGCGCGCTGGACTTCCGTGACTGGTGCGCCAAGCATCCAGGCGAGCCTTATCCGGTTGCTGTGGCGCTGGGCGCTGACCCGGCGACCATTCTGGGTGCCGTTACCCCGGTGCCGGACAGCCTCTCCGAATACGCGTTCGCCGGGCTGCTGCGCGGTTCGCGCACCGAGCTGATCAAATGCCGTGGCAGTAACCTGCAAGTGCCTGCCAGCGCCGAGATCGTGCTGGAGGGTGTGATCCATCCGGGCGAAATGGCCAATGAGGGGCCTTACGGCGACCACACCGGCTATTACAACGAAGTCGACAGCTTTCCGGTCCTGACCGTCGAGCGGATCACCCATCGCATCAAGCCGATCTACCACAGCACCTACACCGGCCGTCCGCCGGATGAACCGGCGATTCTGGGCGTCGCGCTGAACGAAGTGTTTGTGCCGATCCTGCAAAAGCAGTTTCCGGAAATCGTCGATTTCTACCTGCCGCCCGAGGGATGTTCGTACCGCATGGCGGTGGTGACCATCAAGAAACAGTACCCCGGTCATGCCAAGCGCGTGATGCTGGGTGTCTGGTCGTTCCTGCGCCAGTTCATGTACACCAAGTTCGTGATCGTGACCGACGACGACATCAATGCGCGTGACTGGAACGACGTGATCTGGGCCATCACCACCCGTATGGACCCCAAGCGCGACACGGTCATGATCGACAACACGCCCATCGATTACCTGGACTTTGCTTCTCCGGTTTCCGGATTGGGATCAAAAATGGGTCTGGATGCCACTAACAAATGGCCAGGCGAGACCACGCGTGAATGGGGCAGGGCGATCGTCAAGGACGAAGCCACTACCCGCCGGGTGGACGAGATCTGGACGCAGTTGGGAATAGATTGA
- a CDS encoding amino acid ABC transporter ATP-binding protein — protein sequence MPLLRISALHKYYGDHHVLKGIDLSVEEGQVVAIIGRSGSGKSTLLRTLNGLESINDGVIEVDGEYLDAARADLRTLRQKVGMVFQQFNLFPHLSVGENVMLAPQVVQKVPKAEAAKLARKMLERVGLGEKFDAFPDRLSGGQQQRVAIARALAMSPRVLLCDEITSALDPELVNEVLSVVRQLAADGMTLIMVTHEMRFAREVGDKLVFMHQGKVHEVGDPKELFANPKTPELANFIGTAEQA from the coding sequence ATGCCTCTGCTTAGAATTTCCGCCCTGCATAAATACTATGGCGATCACCACGTACTGAAGGGCATCGATCTCTCGGTCGAAGAAGGCCAGGTAGTGGCGATCATCGGCCGCAGTGGTTCGGGCAAGAGCACCCTGCTGCGCACGCTCAACGGGCTGGAGTCGATCAACGATGGCGTGATTGAAGTCGACGGCGAGTATCTGGACGCCGCACGCGCCGATCTGCGCACGCTGCGGCAGAAGGTCGGCATGGTGTTTCAGCAGTTCAACCTGTTCCCGCACCTGAGCGTGGGCGAGAACGTGATGCTCGCGCCGCAGGTCGTGCAGAAGGTGCCAAAGGCTGAAGCAGCCAAGCTGGCGAGAAAGATGTTGGAACGCGTCGGGCTGGGTGAGAAATTCGATGCCTTCCCGGATCGCCTGTCTGGCGGCCAGCAACAACGTGTGGCCATTGCCCGCGCGCTGGCCATGTCGCCCAGGGTCCTGCTGTGTGACGAAATCACCTCGGCGCTGGACCCTGAGCTGGTCAACGAAGTGCTCAGCGTGGTTCGGCAACTGGCGGCAGACGGCATGACCCTGATCATGGTGACCCACGAAATGCGCTTCGCCCGTGAAGTGGGCGACAAACTGGTATTCATGCACCAAGGCAAGGTGCACGAAGTGGGCGACCCGAAAGAACTTTTCGCCAACCCGAAAACCCCGGAACTGGCAAACTTCATCGGCACAGCAGAGCAAGCCTGA
- a CDS encoding FadR/GntR family transcriptional regulator, producing the protein MPHTSLAVPESALRAIRKLIAEQGYKPGESLPSQRDLAVLLGVSRASLREALSSLSALGVVSVQPGKGVFVQSISEPEQRTGGFSWPFEAQVSPADTFQLRYALEGFAAGLAAVTLTADERDVLEDNVEAMRLELRAGDFEAAARLDFEFHRHILVASGNQAMLGIVTAGADIFLESQKMPFIRAARVMETWQEHRKILRALARHASGPAQKAMQEHIRGAALRTGIVFVSPSN; encoded by the coding sequence ATGCCACACACTTCACTCGCAGTACCTGAATCAGCCCTCCGGGCCATTCGCAAATTGATTGCCGAACAAGGGTACAAACCCGGCGAAAGCCTGCCGTCGCAACGCGATCTGGCGGTTCTGCTGGGTGTCAGTCGCGCATCGTTGCGTGAGGCCTTGTCGTCGCTCAGCGCTTTGGGCGTGGTCAGCGTACAGCCGGGCAAGGGTGTGTTCGTCCAGTCCATTTCTGAACCAGAACAGCGCACGGGCGGATTTTCCTGGCCTTTCGAGGCTCAGGTCTCTCCCGCTGACACTTTTCAGTTGCGCTACGCACTGGAAGGCTTCGCTGCAGGATTGGCGGCCGTGACACTGACGGCCGACGAGCGCGACGTGCTGGAGGACAACGTCGAAGCGATGCGCCTGGAGTTGCGCGCCGGAGACTTCGAAGCGGCCGCCCGGCTGGATTTCGAGTTTCACCGGCATATCCTGGTCGCCAGCGGCAATCAGGCGATGCTCGGGATTGTGACGGCAGGCGCGGATATCTTCCTCGAAAGCCAGAAAATGCCGTTTATACGCGCGGCTCGGGTCATGGAAACCTGGCAGGAGCACCGCAAGATTCTCCGTGCCCTGGCCCGACATGCCTCAGGCCCGGCGCAAAAGGCCATGCAGGAACACATACGTGGCGCAGCCCTGCGTACCGGCATCGTCTTCGTATCACCCTCGAACTGA